The genomic interval GCTGGTTGTGAGCGGCGGCAAGATCTAGCAGGCCAGGGTTGAGCTGACGCAGGCGCCGGGCCGGTGTTCCCTTCGCGGGAGTGCCGGCCCGGACTGTTTCTGGAGGACTACCGCGAGCCGCTCGTACGCCGTGCCAGGAGTGCCGGCGTCACCGGGTGCTCGCGAAGGAGCTCGATGAACAGGGGCTGGAGCTGCTTGCGGATGGCCTCCTCCAGGCCAGGGATGGCCAGCAACTCCTTGGTGGGGCCCGCGAACGCCATCTGTCTCCGGGGTCCACTCACGGCGACGATAGCTGTCAGGCCCTGCGCCACCCGAGCCCAGGGGAATGCCCCCCGCGTCTCACCTGAGAGCTTCGCCAGTGCGCCCCGGAGCGCTTGAGTGACGCCCTTCACGTGTGCGCCATGCCGCACGGTCCGCACGGCGTTGGCAAATGACAGCAGCGTGCTGTCCTCGTCTTCGCACCACTGCAATGCACACTGGACGCGCAGTCCATCCCACGTGAAGTCGAAGACGACCGGCTCGGGGTGGAGCTGGGGCCGAGCCTCCGTGAGGACGTGAGCCCACTGCGCCACGCCACCGGGCAGATGCCACAGCGTGCGCTCTCCCCGCTGGAGGTCGGCAAAGCTGACGCGCAGCCCCGGAGCGAGCGCCGCCAGCTCGTTACAGCGACGGGAAAGGCGAGCCCTGTCGAAGGCGAGCACCTCGAAGATGGTCGCGTCCGGAACGAAGTGGACGCGTACCCCTCGCTCCGCGGAGACAGGCATTGGCTCCATCGGCGTCACCGCCGCCCCCTCTCCCTGGGGATGGCCGTGCTCGCCCATCACCCGCCACTGCCGCCCGTCCGCCCAGATGTCCACCTGGTAGCGGGAAGACAAGGCCAGGGACACGACGAGCATGCTGTCCCAGCCCCAGCCATCGCCCGGCGGACGCCCCAAGAAGCCCGCTCCCGTCGCCACTCTGACCAAGTTCTCGGCGGTAACGGTGCGACTGGTGCAGAAGAGCGCGATGGAACCATCCCCTCCCACCTCCAACACCACGTCCCTGCACTCCCCACGGCGAGCTTCTTCGTAGGCAACGTCCAGGAGGAAATAGACGAGGTGGTGCAGCCCGTACTCGCCAACGTCACCGCAATACATGCCGGGACGCTTGCGCACGTTTTCGACAATGCCCCCAGGCAGATGCATCCCGAGCATCCCGTCATTCTACCCCAGCCTTTGGGCTCCCTCTCGCACTCCAGAACACGCGGACGTCCGTCCCACTGGCCCTGGCCCCGGCCCGGTGGCATGACGTGCCCATGGCCCGTGACGTCTCCTTCTTCGACCAGCTCGGCTCGCTCCTCGCCCAGGAACGCGAGGCCGAGAAAGCCCGCCTGGCCGCGCTCGCCCAGAGCCTCACGCTGAATGAGCGCGAGGAGCACGGGCTGTCCGTCCTGGACCTGGAGTCCATCGAGGAGGAGGTCGGCCTGGGAGGCCGCTTCCTCGTCACCCTGGGCCGCGCGGACCGCCGCCCCTTGCCCACCCGCCTGCACAACGGCGACCTGGTGGCCGTGCTGCCCCGCCGCGCGGAGGTGAAGGAGCCCGCCCGCGCGCTCATCTCCCGCGCCACCGCCACGCGGATCCAGCTCGCCTTCGACCGCTCCCCGCCGCCCTACGTCCACGAGGGCCTCCTGCGCCTGGACGTCGTCCCCAACGACGTCACCTATGACCGGCTGCGTGCCGGCCTCCAGCGCATCAAGGCCCTGGACAAGGGCGCCGAGCGGCACAAGCGCGAGGTCGTCCTGGGCAACGAGCCGCCCCGCTTCGACAAGCCCCGCGAGTTCGAGCCCACCCGCCCCCTCAACCCCGAACAGCAGGACGCCACCGCCCGCGCGCTCGCCGCCGAGGACTTCTTCCTGGTCCACGGCCCTCCGGGCACCGGCAAGTCCACCGTGCTGGCCGAGGTCGCCGCCCAGGCCGTGGCGGACGGCAAGCGCCTGCTCTGCACCGCCGCCAGCAACGCCGCCGTGGACCACCTGTTGGACCTGTGCCTGGACAAGGGCCTGCGCGCCATCCGCGTGGGCCACCCCGCCCGCGTGGCCGCCCGGCTCCAGGAACACACCCTGGACATCGTCGTGGAGTCCCACCCGGACCGCGCCGTCTCCCGCGACCTCTTCGACGAGGCCTTCTCCCTGCTGGGCTACGCGCGCCGCCAGCGCAACCAAGGCCGCAGCCGCGAGCGCTTCGCCAACGCCCGCGCGTCCACCACGGAAGCCAAGGGCATGCTCGACGAGGCCCGCGCCCTGGAGCGCAAGGCCGTGAAGTCCGTGCTCGCCAACGCGGATGTCATCTGCGTGACGCTCTCCAGCCTCGACTCCGGCGTGCTCTCTGGACAGCAGTTCGACCTGGCGCTGCTTGATGAAGCCACCCAGGCAACCGAGCCCCTGGCGCTGCTGGGCTTCCTGCGCGCCCCCCGCGTCATCCTCGCTGGCGACCCGCAGCAGCTACCGCCCACCGTCCTCTCCCAGGAGGCCGCGAAGGCCGGCCTGGGCGTGAGCCTCTTCGAGCGCTTGCTCAAGGACCATGGAGAGGGCGTCAAACGCATGCTGCGCGAGCAGTACCGGATGAACGCGCGCATCATGGATTTCCCCTCAAGGGAGATGTACGGCGGCGAGCTTCGCGCCCACCCCTCCATCGCGGACCGCACGCTGGACGCCGTCCTCACGCCTGGCGCGGACGTGGATGCGCCCCCCGTGCTCTACCTGGACACCGCGGGCAAGGGCTTCGACGAAGAAGTCGAGCCCACCACGCGAAGCCTCTTCAACCCCGGCGAGGCTGGACTGGTGGAAGCCCGCGTGCGCGCCCTGCTCGCCGCCGGACTGGCCCCCCGCGAGCTGGCGGTGATTACGCCCTACAGCGCCCAGGCCCATCAGCTCCGCGAGCGCATCGAGGCGCTCAGCCCCGAGGTGGAGGTCGACACCGTCGACGCGTTCCAGGGCCGGGAGAAGGACGCCATCATCGTCTCCCTCACCCGCTCCAACAGTGAGGGGCAGCTCGGCTTCCTCACCGACCTGCGCCGCATGAACGTGGCCCTCACCCGCGCACGCCGTCACCTCTTCGTCGTGGGCGACTCCGCCACGCTCAGCGGGCACCCCTTCTATGCCCGCTTCGTCGAGGGGACCCAGACCCACGGCGGCTACCGCTCCGCCTGGGAATGGCCTGACGCCCAGGACACCTGACACCTCGGGTTGTAACAGGGTAAAGGCAGACCCGCCCTGGGGCACTACGCAATCTATGCGAGGCTTTCTGGCCAAAATTGTCGCAACTGTGCACAATTTTTGTCACCCCGCTCCAGAGGCGGAGCGGCGCAGTGCCGGAAATTCGGGCCTTTGAGGCCGCTCTCCTGTGCGGCATGAAACATGCTCTTCCCCGCGGCGGGGAGGAACCGCCACATGTCCCAGCAGGCGAATGTTACGAAGGAAAACGATGTCTGGGTTCTCCGTATCGAGAAGGACAACGGCAAGCAGCAGGAGTACCGCTGCGCCACCGAGAATCAGGCGCGCCAGCTCGCGATGATTCTCTCTCGGCCCGACACGGGTGGGCCGCCGCGACAACCCGCTGGACCCCGCTGAACGCGCGCCGCGTCCGGGCGTGG from Myxococcus xanthus carries:
- a CDS encoding DNA gyrase subunit B, coding for MRKRPGMYCGDVGEYGLHHLVYFLLDVAYEEARRGECRDVVLEVGGDGSIALFCTSRTVTAENLVRVATGAGFLGRPPGDGWGWDSMLVVSLALSSRYQVDIWADGRQWRVMGEHGHPQGEGAAVTPMEPMPVSAERGVRVHFVPDATIFEVLAFDRARLSRRCNELAALAPGLRVSFADLQRGERTLWHLPGGVAQWAHVLTEARPQLHPEPVVFDFTWDGLRVQCALQWCEDEDSTLLSFANAVRTVRHGAHVKGVTQALRGALAKLSGETRGAFPWARVAQGLTAIVAVSGPRRQMAFAGPTKELLAIPGLEEAIRKQLQPLFIELLREHPVTPALLARRTSGSR
- a CDS encoding AAA domain-containing protein is translated as MARDVSFFDQLGSLLAQEREAEKARLAALAQSLTLNEREEHGLSVLDLESIEEEVGLGGRFLVTLGRADRRPLPTRLHNGDLVAVLPRRAEVKEPARALISRATATRIQLAFDRSPPPYVHEGLLRLDVVPNDVTYDRLRAGLQRIKALDKGAERHKREVVLGNEPPRFDKPREFEPTRPLNPEQQDATARALAAEDFFLVHGPPGTGKSTVLAEVAAQAVADGKRLLCTAASNAAVDHLLDLCLDKGLRAIRVGHPARVAARLQEHTLDIVVESHPDRAVSRDLFDEAFSLLGYARRQRNQGRSRERFANARASTTEAKGMLDEARALERKAVKSVLANADVICVTLSSLDSGVLSGQQFDLALLDEATQATEPLALLGFLRAPRVILAGDPQQLPPTVLSQEAAKAGLGVSLFERLLKDHGEGVKRMLREQYRMNARIMDFPSREMYGGELRAHPSIADRTLDAVLTPGADVDAPPVLYLDTAGKGFDEEVEPTTRSLFNPGEAGLVEARVRALLAAGLAPRELAVITPYSAQAHQLRERIEALSPEVEVDTVDAFQGREKDAIIVSLTRSNSEGQLGFLTDLRRMNVALTRARRHLFVVGDSATLSGHPFYARFVEGTQTHGGYRSAWEWPDAQDT